The region CATCAACACCTTCATAGTTCTTTGTATGTGGTACTAATTGTTTACCTATATTAAAATCCCCACAACCCATATCGCATACGGAAATGGGATCTTCAAAAGAATTTAAAAATAAGGTGACTGCGTTTATATAAGGGGCTACTATATCTGGATGATGTGACCCGCTTCCTGAATAATAAGGAGCACCAGTAGTCGTTCCCCATAATCCATTGTCATAAATCTGCTCCATGGCCGCTTTAGTAGGCCAGGGCTTCTTAATTCGTTGCTTGTTACCATCCTTATGATTCATACCACTTTTATGAGATCAAGATAAGCTATAACTACTGTTTTGTACACCAACACATCCATAACTTATTTTCCATAAAAAATAGGTTGTATAACTACCTGTCTACAAAATATTTATAAAATGGAAAGCAGGACGCGTAAGGAATCCAGAAAAATTATTGAACAACTCGACTTCATTCATTATGGCTAAAAAACACCAACTATATATATCAATTATCATTTGTACATTTGGCAACAAGCCCATTTATGAAAAAGCATTACTTACTAGTAGTTCTCAGCCTCTCTTTTTTTTGTTTTCAAAATACCACAGCGCAAAATAACGATGTAGAAAATGTATTGACCGACATCCTCTTTATACTCGATCAATACAACGATCCCGCGGCTGAAGCCAGCGTTATGCAAACAGGTGCTGGATGGTTTCATACTGCCAAATCTTTAGATAAATTCAAGGTGAATGTAGCTGTTGGGATGAGCGGCCTTCCCTTTCCCAAAAGCAAACAAAATTTTAGTGTGCGAGAATCAGATTTTATCAACTTGGACATAAGAGATGGAGATCAAGCTTCTATACCTACTGCTTTAGGTGGACAGCGCCGTGTGTTTTTCGACTTTATGATCGATGGAGAAACCTATGAATTTCAAGCTTTTTCTGGATTAAATACAGACTTTTTTGCTTTACCTTATATCCAAGGCCAGATAGGTTTATGGAAAGAAACAGAAGTAAGCTTGCGTTTTGTACCGCAAATTACTATAGAAAGGTCTAGCTATGCCATTTATGGTTTAGGAATCAAACACAACCTTTCTCAATACTTTTATAAAGAGCAACGCGGTTTTGACCTTGCTTTTTATACTAATTACAGCCTTACAGATCTCAATTTAGGTTATGACGAGCCACTGGATCTAGAACCAT is a window of Nonlabens sp. MB-3u-79 DNA encoding:
- a CDS encoding DUF6588 family protein — its product is MKKHYLLVVLSLSFFCFQNTTAQNNDVENVLTDILFILDQYNDPAAEASVMQTGAGWFHTAKSLDKFKVNVAVGMSGLPFPKSKQNFSVRESDFINLDIRDGDQASIPTALGGQRRVFFDFMIDGETYEFQAFSGLNTDFFALPYIQGQIGLWKETEVSLRFVPQITIERSSYAIYGLGIKHNLSQYFYKEQRGFDLAFYTNYSLTDLNLGYDEPLDLEPSDGGAPLAIIDGSLIDFHSINAGLVASKDFNKWTLSSALNYNTSWVDYSLTGERSLFFDLFNNVLSTLSETKHSFKLDLGAAYQLTPKWNLNTQLSAGQFVNLNISGVYNIN